In a genomic window of Candidatus Bathyarchaeota archaeon:
- a CDS encoding MBL fold metallo-hydrolase: MQVGFLGGAREVGRIGISVKSAKSQVVIDYGVMLDHEPGFPMHVPPKDVDAVILTHSHLDHSGAIPIFYINDRIPLYTNKLNLELTQVLIQDFIHLSAYYLPFEYLELKSMARANKHLEYGETEPVGDMNIRLYNAGHTPGSAQVLVEADGKRILYTGDFNTEDSKLLAGASMDYGDLDAVVIESTYANEDHTPRPELERSFAEACTEVVEKGGTVLVPSFGVGRAQEIACVLAANHFEFPIVLDGMAREASRIIMNYKEFLRDPKLFMNAMHSADWVEGWRDRRRACKEAGVIISPAGMLKGGPASFYISKLGKKSSNAVFLVSYQIPGTPGKELLEKGVCTIDGKVRKIKAQYRHFDFSSHCGASKLKEALIKLGGKPKVFVVHGAEGNCELFANWAKNELGLDAVAPRTGETYQI; encoded by the coding sequence TTGCAGGTTGGATTTTTAGGCGGAGCGAGAGAAGTCGGCCGCATCGGCATATCGGTGAAGTCAGCTAAAAGCCAAGTCGTCATAGACTACGGCGTAATGCTTGACCATGAACCCGGATTTCCCATGCATGTCCCCCCAAAAGACGTAGACGCCGTCATCCTCACGCATAGCCACCTCGACCACTCGGGAGCCATACCCATCTTCTACATTAATGACCGCATCCCCCTCTACACTAACAAACTCAACCTTGAACTCACCCAAGTCCTAATCCAAGACTTCATCCACCTCTCCGCATACTACCTCCCCTTCGAGTATCTCGAACTAAAAAGCATGGCACGCGCCAACAAACACCTCGAATACGGCGAAACCGAACCCGTCGGCGACATGAACATCCGCCTCTACAACGCAGGCCACACCCCCGGCAGCGCCCAAGTGCTGGTCGAAGCCGACGGCAAACGCATCCTCTACACTGGCGACTTTAACACTGAGGACAGTAAACTCCTCGCAGGCGCCTCGATGGATTACGGCGACTTAGACGCTGTCGTAATCGAGAGCACATATGCTAACGAGGACCACACGCCTCGCCCAGAGTTAGAGCGGAGCTTTGCGGAGGCTTGCACTGAAGTCGTTGAGAAAGGCGGAACTGTGCTTGTGCCCTCGTTTGGCGTGGGGCGAGCGCAGGAAATCGCCTGTGTTTTGGCTGCCAATCACTTCGAGTTTCCAATAGTGCTTGATGGGATGGCGCGGGAAGCCAGTCGCATAATCATGAATTACAAGGAGTTTCTGCGTGACCCTAAACTCTTCATGAACGCCATGCACTCAGCTGATTGGGTGGAGGGTTGGCGTGACCGACGCAGAGCCTGCAAAGAAGCCGGCGTCATCATATCCCCCGCAGGCATGCTCAAAGGCGGACCCGCCTCGTTTTACATATCAAAATTAGGCAAGAAATCATCCAACGCCGTCTTCTTAGTTAGCTACCAAATCCCCGGCACCCCCGGCAAGGAACTACTCGAGAAGGGCGTTTGCACCATCGACGGAAAAGTCCGAAAAATCAAAGCCCAATACCGCCACTTCGACTTCAGTAGCCACTGCGGCGCCAGCAAACTAAAAGAAGCCCTCATCAAACTCGGCGGCAAACCCAAAGTCTTCGTAGTGCACGGCGCTGAGGGTAACTGTGAATTGTTTGCGAATTGGGCAAAAAACGAGTTGGGGTTGGATGCGGTTGCGCCACGGACAGGGGAGACCTATCAGATTTAG
- a CDS encoding archaemetzincin family Zn-dependent metalloprotease, whose translation MKVAVLPVGTVSVDVLEGVARGLMRILPDTTAEVSAPQPLPTFTFDPKRSQHNSTQLLDLLHSFSMAEYERVLGFVNVDLYAVGLNYVFGEAYSPGKEGVVSLWRLNPEFYGVDPDFALWVSRTLKEAVHELGHTLGLKHCSRAECVMHFSNSIFDSDKKQSFFCDHCHLQAAVAIANIGQVKP comes from the coding sequence ATGAAAGTCGCTGTTTTGCCAGTTGGTACGGTTTCGGTTGATGTTTTGGAAGGTGTTGCAAGGGGGCTTATGCGGATTTTGCCCGACACCACCGCAGAGGTCAGCGCGCCTCAACCTCTACCCACTTTTACTTTTGACCCCAAACGTAGCCAACATAACTCTACTCAACTTTTAGACCTCCTACACAGTTTCTCTATGGCTGAGTATGAGCGGGTTTTAGGCTTTGTTAACGTAGACCTCTACGCTGTGGGCCTTAACTATGTGTTTGGCGAGGCTTACTCGCCGGGTAAGGAGGGTGTGGTTTCGCTTTGGCGGCTTAACCCCGAATTTTACGGTGTTGACCCTGATTTTGCTTTGTGGGTTTCGCGGACGCTCAAGGAGGCGGTACATGAATTGGGGCACACGTTGGGTTTGAAGCATTGCAGTCGAGCTGAGTGTGTTATGCATTTTTCTAACAGCATCTTTGATTCGGATAAAAAGCAAAGCTTCTTTTGTGACCATTGCCATTTGCAAGCGGCAGTGGCTATAGCCAACATTGGACAGGTGAAACCATGA
- a CDS encoding presenilin family intramembrane aspartyl protease codes for MTQPPQVEEKSQPQQTTLEDKFKFELVYLVPILASMLFGLVCAYVLAPQGSSSIPVTPIPEETPGAPIGNALYFVVLIAISATLFYFLIKRRSKRIIKGLIVLAMTTASALLSLVYLSSLLVYVPVLDNWYALIALTVLITVLFDLAIFRFPKARNVAVVGLGGALGIFFGFAIPLWSAVVILAVLAIYDVIAVYKGPVGKIAASGLDQLQGLSFSFKEIQMGLGDLVFYSMLMGAMFFAYFPNIIPTIAGIIGIMAGSIITLLMLEKKGIFPGLPFPIMLGLALGLLTGIFL; via the coding sequence ATGACTCAGCCGCCTCAAGTTGAAGAAAAAAGTCAGCCCCAGCAAACTACGCTGGAGGACAAATTCAAATTCGAACTCGTCTACCTTGTTCCTATACTGGCAAGCATGCTTTTTGGTTTAGTCTGCGCTTACGTGTTGGCGCCTCAAGGGTCTTCCTCTATACCTGTTACCCCGATTCCTGAAGAAACACCTGGCGCCCCCATCGGCAACGCTCTCTACTTCGTGGTACTCATCGCAATTAGCGCCACCCTATTTTACTTCCTTATCAAACGCCGCAGCAAACGCATAATCAAAGGCTTAATCGTGCTCGCCATGACCACCGCCTCAGCGCTGCTCTCCCTTGTCTACCTCTCCTCGCTGCTCGTTTACGTCCCAGTCTTAGACAACTGGTATGCCCTAATCGCCTTAACCGTCCTAATCACGGTGCTCTTTGACCTCGCCATCTTCCGTTTCCCCAAAGCCCGCAACGTCGCCGTCGTCGGTTTAGGCGGCGCATTAGGCATTTTCTTTGGGTTTGCCATCCCATTGTGGAGTGCAGTGGTGATTTTGGCGGTTCTAGCAATCTATGACGTAATCGCCGTCTACAAAGGTCCAGTGGGCAAAATTGCAGCGTCAGGTCTTGACCAACTGCAGGGTTTGAGCTTCTCGTTTAAAGAAATCCAGATGGGGCTAGGCGACTTGGTGTTCTACTCGATGTTGATGGGCGCCATGTTCTTTGCATACTTCCCCAACATCATCCCTACAATCGCAGGCATAATCGGCATCATGGCAGGAAGCATAATAACTCTGCTTATGCTTGAGAAAAAAGGCATCTTCCCCGGCTTACCCTTCCCCATAATGCTAGGGCTCGCCTTAGGATTGCTCACAGGTATCTTTCTATAA